A genomic window from Thunnus maccoyii chromosome 2, fThuMac1.1, whole genome shotgun sequence includes:
- the rbm20 gene encoding RNA-binding protein 20: MLGKGQSGGYPSETTGEVLQSISEVPVDCTDKKGLQVGGQLSGGVQAGPQQQNQQLLLTPASLQLAQLQAQLTLHRLKLAQGGNTATAATVLNQVLSNVAMSQPLFNQLRTSTMVGNPQGAFPAGVLGFPSSNSTMGALVGGGFNQSQGNVRLNHHGGGTTVGQQGAEYAKKSGSVYPSDTDRRLQYNLGGGTSAASATAGDGQYTVISTQAKNMNNVGFQRDFYGQDMQGQQAGFSVNEQNMNVYNSTGHKEQWKGAANLSHTGKVDMVSDAANVWTAAGQPIRSRTELYNPEEPTPDPKFNPSSGASSFGSSGMLGFGAYQPLHRSEETSSGTRTLQPYQVNDYHAVTPTQLPHQCSICDKKVYNLKDWDQHVKGKLHLQNRMLYTNEGSAVSAGAVHYAVGRPSDGGLNTGGTNSMIYSAASQDVSSGTNASYLPAAAMKTYPMSDTGFTSHQPESKPFPPRKATAGRVVHICNLPEGSCTENDVINLGLPFGKVTNYILMRSTHQAFLEMAYVEAAQAMVQYYQLTPAMINNQKLLIRMSKRYKELQLKKPGKDVQSIIQDINSQRERDEIQELEHYMPERARSRSPISRSLSPRSHSPSFTSCSSAHSPQGAQCRGPERGNNGLGPRRGSWDWSSHLRRGEDERERDDPWRNGSGVDDDRPNGRVADRRKAYQKPLDYISSRSSDERGGSGGGGDEGMRGNRDWYPRGSPQGMSFNSYRNMEDDFYMKEQMYKSDKPPKPSYQRHDTKSKRRDGGDYHSRLRHSEYEMADEPLRRTPEDKKQSSPGRARSKKASRRHTNIERHERDTATETTDRQSKEKSVSPQRSNKPKDTTECSKDRHAEKEWESGDDTDEECWYPKNMEELVTVDEVGGEDDSIIEPDLPELEEYTSSPKESAEKEAVEEPTPTSSLEVKEASKEKSNQEKSCGDAGDQPETSVTEKAGNVVTATRPEEEKLTPVISEPPVTNLNDFPSEEFKAALEETCLEDKDKVTNSGPLEAPVENHRVSEESKTQEVGQAMETITNETQDKDGILKKETEAPSSSREQDKAVSEHSIPLGVEFIVPRTGFYCKLCGLFYTSEETAKTTHCRSTVHYRNLQKYLSQLAEESLSGALAEPSATP, from the exons CATCAGCGAAGTGCCAGTGGACTGCACCGATAAGAAGGGCCTCCAGGTGGGTGGCCAGCTGTCAGGCGGTGTGCAGGCGGGGCCTCAGCAGCAGAACCAGCAGCTCCTCCTGACCCCAGCCAGCCTCCAGCTCGCTCAGCTCCAGGCCCAGCTTACTCTCCATCGCCTCAAACTGGCTCAGGGGGGCAATACAGCCACTGCTGCCACTGTTCTCAATCAGGTTCTTTCCAATGTCGCCATGTCCCAACCCCTGTTCAATCAGCTACGGACTTCGACAATGGTTGGGAATCCTCAGGGTGCCTTCCCCGCAGGGGTGCTAGGCTTCCCCTCTTCAAATTCAACCATGGGGGCCTTGGTGGGTGGGGGATTCAACCAAAGCCAAGGGAATGTGAGACTGAACCATCATGGCGGAGGGACCACAGTGGGCCAACAGGGTGCAGAGTATGCTAAAAAGTCAGGGTCAGTTTACCCTTCTGATACTGACAGGCGTCTTCAGTACAACTTAGGCGGAGGGACATCTGCAGCATCAGCCACTGCTGGTGATGGACAGTACACAGTAATTAGCACTCAggcaaaaaacatgaacaatgttGGTTTTCAGCGAGATTTCTATGGGCAGGATATGCAGGGGCAACAAGCTGGGTTTAGTGTCAATGAGCAGAACATGAATGTTTATAACTCCACTGGACATAAAGAGCAATGGAAAGGTGCTGCTAACTTGAGTCACACTGGAAAGGTGGATATGGTTTCTGATGCTGCCAATGTGTGGACAGCAGCTGGACAGCCAATTCGGTCCAGAACGGAATTATATAACCCAGAGGAGCCAACCCCTGACCCAAAGTTCAATCCCAGCAGTGGGGCTTCCTCTTTTGGTTCAAGTGGCATGCTTGGGTTTGGGGCCTACCAGCCCCTGCACAGAAGTGAGGAAACGTCTTCAGGTACCAGGACACTTCAGCCTTACCAAGTCAATGATTACCATGCTGTTACACCCACTCAACTGCCACACCAATGTAGCATCTGTGACAAGAAGGTCTACAACCTGAAG gacTGGGACCAGCACGTGAAGGGAAAACTACACCTGCAGAACCGAATGTTGTACACAAACGAGGG ctctgcagtATCAGCTGGAGCAGTTCACTACGCTGTCGGCAGGCCTTCTGATGGAGGTCTGAACACCGGAGGGACGAACTCCATGATCTACTCTGCTGCAAGTCAAG ATGTATCCTCAGGAACCAATGCATCATACTTACCAGCTGCAGCCATGAAGACTTATCCCATGTCAGACACAGGATTTACTTCACACCAGCCAGAGTCAAAG ccCTTTCCACCCCGAAAAGCCACTGCAGGGCGAGTCGTTCACATCTGCAACCTCCCTGAAGGCAGCTGCACAGAGAACGATGTCATCAACCTGGGACTGCCCTTTGGCAAAGTCACCAACTACATCCTCATGCGTTCTACCCACCAG GCATTTCTGGAGATGGCATACGTCGAAGCAGCTCAGGCTATGGTTCAATACTACCAACTGACTCCAGCTATGATTAACAATCAGAAACTTCTTATTCGAATGTCTAAGAGGTACAAGGAACTGCAACTAAAG AAACCAGGTAAAGATGTTCAATCAATCATCCAGGATATAAACTCTCAGCGGGAAAGGGATGAAATACAAGAACTTGAGCA CTACATGCCAGAGAGAGCTCGCTCCCGCAGCCCCATCAGCCGCTCCCTGAGTCCTCGTTCACACAGCCCTAGTTTTACATCATGCAGCTCAGCACACAGCCCCCAGGGGGCTCAATGCAGGGGTCCAGAGAGAGGCAACAATGGCCTCGGGCCCCGCCGGGGCTCTTGGGACTGGTCGTCACACTTGAGAAGGGGTGAGGATGAAAGGGAGAGGGATGACCCATGGCGGAATGGGAGCGGCGTGGATGACGATCGGCCCAACGGAAGGGTGGCTGACCGTCGGAAGGCATACCAAAAACCCTTGGATTACATCAGCTCGAGATCTTCAGATGAGAGGGGGGGAAGTGgcggaggaggagatgaagggatgaggggcAACAGAGACTGGTACCCACGAGGCAGCCCTCAAGGCATGTCCTTCAACTCTTACAGGAACATGGAGGATGACTTCTACATGAAGGAACAAATGTACAAGTCAGACAAACCGCCCAAACCTTCATACCAAAGACATGATACCAAGTCAAAGAGGAGGGACGGTGGTGACTACCACAGTAGGTTGAGGCATTCAGAGTATGAGATGGCTGATGAGCCACTTCGCAGAACACCAGAAGACAAGAAGCAGAGTTCACCAGGCAGGGCAAGGAGCAAAAAGGCAAGCAGGAGGCACACCAACATTGAGAGACATGAGAGAGACACTGCTACTGAAACTACT GATCGCCAGTctaaagaaaaatctgtttcacctcagagaAGCAATAAGCCAAAAGATACTACTGAATGTAGTAAAGATAGACATGCT GAGAAGGAGTGGGAAAGTGGTGATGACACTGATGAAGAGTGCTGGTATCCTAAGAACATGGAGGAACTGGTCACTGTCGATGAAGTGGGAGGAGAAGACGACTCCATCATTGAGCCAGACCTTCCCGAGCTGGAAGAGTATACCTCCTCCCCCAAAGAGTCTGCAGAAAAAGAAGCAGTGGAAGAGCCGACACCTACCTCCTCACTGGAGGTGAAAGAGGCATCTAAAGAGAAGTCTAACCAAGAAAAGTCATGTGGGGATGCTGGAGACCAGCCAGAAACGTCTGTAACCGAGAAAGCAGGGAATGTTGTAACTGCAACTAGGCCTGAAGAAGAGAAACTCACTCCAGTGATTTCTGAACCACCAGTTACTAATCTTAATGACTTCCCCAGTGAGGAGTTCAAGGCTGCACTGGAGGAGACATGTTTAGAGGACAAAGACAAAGTAACAAATAGTGGGCCATTAGAAGCACCAGTGGAAAATCACAGAGTATCAGAGGAGAGCAAGACCCAGGAAGTAGGACAAGCCATGGAAACAATCACTAATGAGACGCAAGACAAAGATGGCATTCTTAAAAAAG AGACTGAGGCCCCCTCGTCATCTCGAGAGCAAGACAAGGCTGTCAGTGAACACAGCATCCCTTTGG GAGTGGAGTTCATTGTGCCAAGGACCGGCTTCTACTGTAAACTCTGTGGACTGTTCTACACAAGTGAGGAGACTGCAAAAACGACTCACTGCCGCAGCACCGTACACTACAGGAACCTACAG AAATACCT